The following coding sequences are from one Bos mutus isolate GX-2022 chromosome 22, NWIPB_WYAK_1.1, whole genome shotgun sequence window:
- the MAP3K11 gene encoding mitogen-activated protein kinase kinase kinase 11, which produces MEPLKNLFLKSPLGSWNSSGSGGGGGSGGGWPEGSPKAAAYANPVWTALFDYEPSGQDELALRKGDRVEVLSRDAAISGDEGWWAGQVGGQVGIFPSNYVSRGGGPPPCEMASFQELRLEEVIGIGGFGKVYRGSWRGELVAVKAARQDPDEDISVTAESVRQEARLFAMLAHPNIIALKAVCLEEPNLCLVMEYAAGGPLSRALAGRRVPPHVLVNWAVQIARGMHYLHCEALVPVIHRDLKSNNILLLQPIEGDDMEHKTLKITDFGLAREWHKTTQMSAAGTYAWMAPEVIKASTFSKGSDVWSFGVLLWELLTGEVPYRGIDCLAVAYGVAVNKLTLPIPSTCPEPFAQLMADCWAQDPHRRPDFASILQQLEALEAQVLREMPRDSFHSMQEGWKREIQGLFDELRAKEKELLSREEELTRAAREQRSQAEQLRRREHLLAQWELEVFERELTLLLQQVDRERPHVRRRRGTFKRSKLRARDGGERISMPLDFKHRITVQASPGLDRRRNVFEVGAGDSPTFPRFRAIQLEPAEPGQAWGRQSPRRLEDSSNGERRACWAWGPSSPKPGEAQNGRRRSRMDEATWYLDSDDSSPLGSPSTPPMLNGNLPRPSPEPEEPRRPGPTERGSGSGTPKLIQRALLRGTALLASLGLGRDLQPPGGSGRERVEQPSPTPPRSSLPTPSPTEPPPSPLIRFSKTPETPASPLSPDASGPAAPAPPLLLELGVPAAGQPSAKSRRREEERRASAVSPPPGISRSAPGTPGTPRSPPLGLISRPRPSPLRSRIDPWSFVSAGPRPSPLPSPQPAPRRAPWTLFPDSDPFWDSPPANPFRGAPQDCRAQTKDVGAQAPWAPEAGP; this is translated from the exons ATGGAGCCCTTGAAGAACCTCTTCCTCAAGAGCCCACTGGGGTCATGGAACAGCAGTGGCAgtgggggcggcgggggcagCGGCGGAGGCTGGCCAGAGGGGTCCCCGAAGGCGGCAGCTTATGCTAACCCTGTGTGGACAGCCCTGTTTGACTACGAGCCCAGCGGGCAAGACGAGCTGGCCCTGCGGAAGGGCGACCGTGTGGAGGTGCTATCCCGGGATGCAGCTATCTCAGGCGATGAGGGCTGGTGGGCGGGCCAGGTGGGTGGCCAGGTGGGCATCTTTCCGTCCAACTATGTATCTCGGGGCGGCGGTCCGCCCCCCTGCGAGATGGCCAGCTTCCAGGAGCTGCGGCTGGAGGAGGTGATTGGCATCGGTGGCTTTGGCAAGGTCTACCGGGGCAGCTGGAGAGGCGAGCTGGTGGCTGTGAAGGCTGCTCGCCAGGACCCCGACGAAGACATCAGCGTGACAGCTGAGAGTGTGCGACAGGAGGCCCGGCTTTTCGCCATGCTGGCGCACCCCAACATCATTGCCCTAAAGGCCGTGTGCCTGGAGGAGCCCAACCTGTGCCTGGTGATGGAGTACGCTGCCGGTGGGCCCCTCAGCCGTGCCCTGGCTGGCCGGCGTGTGCCCCCCCATGTGCTCGTCAACTGGGCCGTGCAAATTGCCCGTGGGATGCACTACCTGCACTGCGAGGCCCTGGTGCCTGTCATCCACCGAGACCTCAAGTCCAACAACA TTCTGCTGCTGCAGCCCATTGAAGGTGACGACATGGAGCACAAGACCCTGAAGATCACGGACTTCGGTCTGGCCCGTGAGTGGCACAAAACCACGCAAATGAGTGCTGCGGGCACCTATGCCTGGATGGCTCCTGAGGTTATCAAGGCCTCCACCTTCTCCAAAGGCAGCGATGTCTGGAG CTTTGGGGTCTTGCTGTGGGAACTGCTGACCGGGGAGGTACCCTATCGTGGCATCGACTGCCTTGCTGTAGCCTATGGTGTGGCCGTGAACAAGCTCACACTGCCCATTCCATCCACCTGCCCGGAGCCCTTCGCACAGCTTATGGCTG ACTGCTGGGCGCAGGACCCCCACCGCAGGCCCGACTTCGCCTCCATCCTTCAGCAGTTGGAGGCGCTGGAGGCACAGGTGCTACGGGAAATGCCGCGGGACTCCTTCCATTCCATGCAGGAAGGCTGGAAGCGCGAGATCCAAGGCCTCTTCGACGAGCTGCGGGCCAAAGAAAAG GAACTACTGAGCCGCGAGGAGGAGCTGACCCGCGCGGCGCGGGAGCAGCGCTCACAGGCAGAGCAGCTGCGGCGGCGCGAGCACCTGCTGGCTCAGTGGGAGCTGGAGGTGTTTGAGCGTGAGTTGACGCTGTTACTGCAGCAAGTCGACCGCGAGCGGCCGCACGTTCGCCGCCGACGCGGAACCTTCAAGCGCAGCAAACTCCGCGCGCGCGACGGCGGGGAGCGTATCAGCATGCCACTCG ACTTCAAACACCGCATCACCGTGCAGGCCTCGCCTGGCTTGGACAGGAGGAGGAACGTCTTCGAGGTCGGGGCTGGGGACTCTCCCACCTTTCCCCGGTTCCGGGCCATCCAGT TGGAGCCTGCAGAGCCAGGGCAGGCATGGGGCCGACAGTCCCCAAGACGTCTAGAGGACTCAAGCAATGGAGAGCGCCGAGCATGCTGGGCCTGGGGTCCCAGCTCCCCCaagcctggagaagcccagaatGGGAG GAGAAGGTCCCGCATGGATGAAGCCACGTGGTACCTGGATTCAGATGACTCATCCCCCCTAGGATCTCCTTCCACACCCCCAATGCTCAATG GTAACCTCCCGCGGCCGAGCCCGGAGCCCGAGGAGCCCCGGCGGCCGGGCCCGACCGAACGCGGCAGTGGCTCCGGGACGCCCAAACTGATCCAACGCGCGCTATTGCGCGGCACCGCCCTGCTCGCCTCGCTGGGCCTCGGCCGGGACCTGCAACCCCCGGGGGGCTCGGGCCGAGAGCGCGTGGAACAGCCCTCGCCAACACCGCCCCGCTCGTCGCTGCCCACCCCGTCCCCCACCGAGCCGCCCCCATCCCCGCTCATCCGCTTCTCCAAGACGCCCGAAACCCCAGCCTCCCCGCTGAGCCCCGACGCCTCTGGCCCGGCCGCCCCCGCGCCGCCCCTGCTGCTGGAGCTGGGTGTCCCTGCTGCGGGGCAGCCCTCAGCCAAGAGCCGCCGGCGCGAAGAGGAGAGGCGCG CCAGTGCCGTCTCACCGCCGCCGGGGATATCACGCTCTGCTCCTGGCACCCCAGGGACCCCGCGCTCGCCGCCTCTGGGCCTCATCAGTCGACCTCGGCCCTCACCCCTCCGCAGCCGCATCGACCCATGGAGCTTTGTGTCCGCTGGGCCACGGCCTTCACCCCTGCCCTCGCCACAGCCTGCGCCCCGACGGGCACCCTGGACCTTGTTCCCAGACTCAGACCCCTTCTGGGACTCTCCGCCTGCCAACCCCTTCCGAGGGGCCCCTCAGGACTGCAGGGCGCAGACCAAAGACGTGGGTGCCCAGGCCCCGTGGGCACCAGAGGCAGGGCCCTGA
- the KCNK7 gene encoding potassium channel subfamily K member 7, whose product MGALRPWARYGLLAVAHLLALGLGATVLQALEGPPALRLQANLRAELATFQAEFGACLPAGALEELLGTALVAQAHGVSSLGNGSEARNWDLPSALLFTASLLTTTGYGHMAPLSAGGKAFCVAYAALGLPASLALVAALRHCLVPLLSRPGAWVATRWKLTPPRAALLQAVALGLLVVGVFVLLPALVLWGVQGNCSLLEAIYFCFSSLSTIGLGDLLPGHGSGLHPVLYHLCQFALLGYLLLGLLAMLLTVETFSELPQVRAMVKFFGSSGPVNAEDEGAILGQDELALSNMPPSAAAPAQAPAC is encoded by the exons ATGGGGGCTCTAAGGCCCTGGGCCCGATACGGGCTACTGGCTGTGGCCCACCTGCTGGCCCTGGGCCTTGGGGCCACAGTGCTCCAGGCCCTGGAGGGGCCTCCAGCCCTTCGGCTCCAGGCCAACCTCAGGGCCGAGCTGGCCACCTTTCAGGCAGAGTTTGGGGCCTGCCTGCCAGCTGGGGCGCTGGAAGAGCTGCTGGGCACCGCCCTGGTAGCCCAGGCCCATGGGGTTTCCAGCCTGGGCAATGGCTCCGAGGCCAGGAACTGGGATCTGCCCTCAGCCCTGCTCTTCACCGCCAGCCTCCTCACCACCACGG GTTACGGCCACATGGCCCCGCTATCAGCTGGTGGAAAGGCCTTCTGTGTGGCCTACGCGGCCCTGGGGCTGCCGGCCTCCTTAGCCCTTGTGGCTGCCCTGCGCCACTGCCTGGTGCCTCTGCTCAGCCGCCCCGGGGCCTGGGTAGCCACCCGCTGGAAGCTGACGCCGCCCAGGGCTGCACTGCTGCAGGCAGTTGCACTGGGCCTGCTAGTGGTTGGCGTCTTCGTGCTGCTGCCAGCACTGGTGCTGTGGGGTGTGCAGGGCAACTGCAGCCTGCTGGAggccatctacttctgcttcagctCCCTCAGCACCATCGGCCTGGGGGACCTGCTGCCGGGCCACGGCAGTGGCCTGCATCCAGTGCTTTACCACCTCTGCCAGTTTGCGCTTCTGG GTTACTTGCTCCTGGGGCTCCTGGCCATGCTGCTGACTGTGGAGACCTTTTCGGAGCTGCCCCAAGTCCGTGCCATGGTGAAGTTCTTCGGGTCCAGCGGCCCTGTGAACGCTGAGGACGAAGGTGCCATCCTAGGCCAGGACGAACTGGCTCTGAGCAACATGCCACCCTCTGCAGCGGCCCCAGCACAGGCCCCAGCTTGCTGA